One Sphingomonas sp. FARSPH DNA segment encodes these proteins:
- a CDS encoding AI-2E family transporter, producing MTIERRHVENGGLILFLVLISAGLILIVSGFAGALLWASLAALLFQPLFRRLLRRWPLRRNLAAMVTLLIITVAVVIPALILASLVVDQAAGVYAQIRSGQINFAAYFQQVLDALPVRLRDALDHAGYGSFERAQARISQAIGSSASQLTRRAFSIGANAAAFLLAFGVGLYVTFFLLRDGDRIGPAIVRALPLERSVGQRLAEKFVAVTRATIKGSGVVALVQGALGAVTFWIVGLPAALLWGALMAIAALLPAVGPAIIWTPVAVYLLATGAIWQAVVVVLSGVLVIGLADNILRPILVGRDTGLPDWLVLVTTLGGIDALGLSGIVVGPLVGALFLTGWAVLTEQRLGEPVGAEEAP from the coding sequence TTGACGATCGAACGCCGGCACGTCGAAAACGGCGGCCTCATCCTGTTTCTGGTGCTGATCTCCGCCGGCCTGATCCTGATCGTGTCGGGCTTCGCGGGTGCGCTGCTGTGGGCGTCGCTCGCCGCCCTGCTGTTCCAGCCGCTGTTCCGGCGCCTGCTGCGTCGCTGGCCGTTGCGGCGCAATCTCGCCGCGATGGTGACGTTGCTCATCATCACCGTCGCGGTCGTCATCCCGGCGCTGATCCTCGCCAGCCTCGTCGTCGATCAGGCGGCCGGCGTCTATGCCCAGATCCGCAGCGGCCAGATCAACTTCGCCGCCTATTTCCAGCAGGTCCTCGACGCCTTGCCCGTCCGGCTGCGCGACGCGCTCGACCATGCCGGCTACGGCAGTTTCGAGCGCGCGCAGGCGCGGATCAGCCAGGCGATCGGCAGCAGCGCCAGCCAGCTCACGCGGCGCGCCTTTTCGATCGGCGCAAACGCCGCCGCCTTCCTGCTCGCCTTCGGCGTCGGCCTGTACGTCACCTTCTTCCTGCTGCGCGACGGCGACCGGATCGGCCCCGCGATCGTCCGCGCGCTGCCGCTGGAACGCAGCGTCGGCCAGCGTCTCGCCGAAAAATTCGTCGCGGTGACGCGGGCGACGATCAAGGGATCGGGCGTCGTCGCGTTGGTGCAAGGTGCGCTGGGCGCGGTCACCTTCTGGATCGTCGGCCTGCCCGCCGCGCTTCTGTGGGGCGCGCTGATGGCGATCGCCGCGCTGCTTCCCGCGGTCGGCCCGGCGATCATCTGGACGCCCGTCGCGGTCTATCTGCTCGCCACCGGCGCGATCTGGCAGGCGGTCGTCGTCGTCCTCTCCGGGGTGCTCGTCATCGGGCTTGCCGACAATATCCTGCGCCCGATCCTCGTCGGCCGCGACACCGGCCTGCCCGACTGGCTCGTGCTGGTCACGACGCTGGGCGGCATCGACGCGCTCGGGCTCAGCGGCATCGTCGTCGGCCCGCTCGTCGGCGCGCTGTTCCTGACCGGCTGGGCGGTGCTCACCGAACAGCGGCTGGGCGAGCCTGTGGGAGCGGAGGAAGCACCATGA
- a CDS encoding transporter, with amino-acid sequence MTMRRTKTWIGLAAAATVATTATPALAQDDPRFCPTRPSIGGSSCTTEPGRVHVELSSLDWQRDDQPDQREDRIVTADLLTRVGVGKDTEVQLEWVGYGRDRTRDKAGGTVDTVTGTGDLTFAVRQHLAGEKGKPFSAGVQVFATAPTGRYPIGAGTWSTGVIIPLQYDLTEKVAVASTTEADAAANQSGSGRHLAYSEITGLRYKFTDSITATAELALRRDDDPDGHDTMASAALSAAWRPTKVVQLDILAVAGLNRAAPDLRLVTGGAILF; translated from the coding sequence ATGACGATGCGACGGACGAAGACCTGGATAGGGCTCGCGGCGGCCGCCACGGTCGCGACGACGGCCACGCCCGCGCTGGCGCAGGACGATCCGCGCTTCTGCCCGACGCGGCCGAGCATCGGCGGATCGAGCTGCACCACCGAACCCGGCCGCGTCCATGTCGAACTCTCGAGCCTCGACTGGCAGCGCGACGACCAGCCCGACCAGCGCGAGGACAGGATCGTCACCGCCGACCTATTGACCCGCGTCGGCGTGGGCAAGGATACCGAAGTTCAGCTCGAATGGGTCGGCTACGGCCGCGACCGCACGCGCGACAAGGCCGGCGGCACGGTCGACACGGTGACCGGCACGGGCGACCTCACCTTCGCCGTCCGCCAGCATCTTGCGGGCGAGAAGGGCAAGCCGTTCTCCGCGGGCGTGCAGGTCTTCGCCACCGCGCCGACCGGCCGTTATCCGATCGGCGCGGGCACCTGGTCGACGGGGGTCATCATCCCCCTGCAATACGACCTGACCGAAAAGGTCGCGGTCGCCTCGACCACGGAGGCGGATGCCGCCGCCAACCAGTCGGGCAGCGGGCGCCATCTTGCGTACAGCGAGATCACCGGCCTGCGCTACAAGTTCACCGACAGCATCACCGCGACCGCCGAACTCGCGCTGCGCCGCGACGACGATCCCGACGGGCACGACACCATGGCCTCGGCGGCGCTGTCCGCCGCCTGGCGCCCGACCAAGGTCGTCCAGCTCGACATCCTCGCCGTCGCCGGCCTCAACCGCGCCGCCCCCGACCTGCGCCTCGTCACCGGCGGCGCGATCCTGTTCTGA
- the cobT gene encoding cobaltochelatase subunit CobT, translating to MANETPLDRFKAVLTGTARAIAEEPEVDLAFTADAPAQSGKHIKVPMPARALPPEQVAEARGFADGFALRLKHHDLALHQRGAPSDAVARSVFDAVESARVEALGSVGYAGIADNLGHALDVRLRSDPIARARTRDEVPLSTALGLLAREALTGRPAPEAAEPGLALVRDWIAERTDLASLALALDDQRAFQSLAMKMLEDLELVEGEVTPDEADEGGDEDQGAENDQDEPGDEGEDEQSGQGDGEVEARGEQREAGNDEGEGEEFGEDSPADLDGEPGDEGDDGAQPSRPNRPSNDFAPHFDYKAWTTQFDEVIAAGDLCDAEELARLRGYLDQQLAHLQSAVSKLANRLQRRLMAKQSRSWDFDQEEGLLDAARLARVVVNPTQSLSYKIERDTDFRDTVVTLLIDNSGSMRGRPIGIAAISADILARTLERCGVKTEILGFTTRAWKGGQARETWLAAGRPPQPGRLNDLRHIVYKQADEPWRRARANLGLMMREGLLKENIDGEALLWAHARLIARPEERRILMVISDGAPVDDSTLSVNSGSYLERHLRQVIGWIETKSPVELIAIGIGHDVTRYYARAVTIMDAEQLGGTIIEQLAALFDTD from the coding sequence ATGGCCAACGAAACCCCGCTCGACCGGTTCAAGGCGGTCCTGACCGGCACGGCGCGCGCGATCGCGGAGGAGCCGGAGGTGGATCTCGCCTTCACGGCCGACGCGCCGGCGCAGTCGGGCAAGCATATCAAGGTGCCGATGCCCGCGCGGGCGCTGCCGCCGGAACAGGTGGCGGAGGCGCGCGGCTTCGCCGACGGCTTCGCGCTGCGCCTGAAGCATCACGACCTCGCGCTGCACCAGCGCGGCGCGCCGAGCGACGCGGTGGCGCGGTCGGTGTTCGACGCGGTCGAGAGCGCGCGGGTCGAGGCGCTGGGCAGCGTCGGTTATGCGGGGATCGCGGACAACCTTGGCCATGCGCTCGACGTGCGGTTGCGCAGCGACCCGATCGCGCGCGCGCGGACGCGCGACGAGGTGCCGTTGTCGACCGCGCTCGGCCTGCTGGCGCGCGAGGCGCTGACCGGGCGGCCCGCGCCGGAGGCGGCGGAACCGGGCCTTGCCCTGGTGCGTGACTGGATCGCGGAGCGGACCGATCTCGCCAGCCTCGCGCTCGCGCTCGACGACCAGCGCGCGTTCCAGAGCCTGGCGATGAAGATGCTCGAGGACCTCGAGCTGGTCGAGGGCGAGGTGACGCCCGACGAGGCGGACGAGGGCGGCGACGAGGACCAGGGCGCCGAGAACGATCAGGACGAGCCCGGCGACGAGGGCGAGGACGAACAGTCCGGCCAGGGCGACGGCGAAGTCGAGGCACGGGGCGAGCAGCGCGAGGCGGGGAATGACGAGGGCGAGGGCGAGGAATTCGGCGAGGACAGCCCCGCCGACCTCGACGGCGAACCCGGCGACGAGGGCGACGACGGTGCACAGCCGTCGCGACCCAATCGCCCGTCGAACGATTTCGCGCCGCACTTCGACTACAAGGCGTGGACGACGCAGTTCGACGAGGTGATCGCGGCGGGCGACCTGTGCGACGCGGAGGAGCTGGCGCGGCTGCGCGGCTATCTCGACCAGCAGCTCGCGCATCTGCAATCGGCGGTGTCGAAGCTCGCCAACCGGCTGCAGCGGCGGCTGATGGCGAAGCAGTCGCGCTCGTGGGATTTCGATCAGGAGGAAGGGCTGCTCGATGCGGCGCGGCTGGCGCGCGTCGTCGTCAATCCGACGCAGTCGCTTTCCTACAAGATCGAGCGCGACACCGATTTCCGCGACACGGTGGTGACGTTGCTGATCGACAATTCGGGGTCGATGCGCGGGCGGCCGATCGGCATCGCGGCGATCAGCGCCGATATCCTCGCCCGCACGCTCGAACGGTGCGGCGTGAAGACCGAGATCCTGGGCTTTACGACGCGCGCGTGGAAGGGCGGGCAGGCGCGCGAGACGTGGCTCGCCGCCGGGCGCCCGCCGCAGCCGGGGCGGCTCAACGACCTGCGCCACATCGTCTACAAGCAGGCGGACGAGCCGTGGCGGCGGGCGCGCGCGAACCTTGGCCTGATGATGCGCGAAGGGCTGCTCAAGGAGAATATCGACGGCGAGGCTTTGCTGTGGGCGCACGCCCGGCTGATCGCGCGGCCGGAGGAACGGCGTATCCTGATGGTGATCAGCGACGGTGCGCCGGTCGACGATTCGACGCTGTCGGTCAATTCCGGCAGCTATCTGGAGCGCCACCTGCGCCAGGTGATCGGCTGGATCGAGACGAAGAGCCCGGTCGAGCTGATCGCGATCGGCATCGGCCACGACGTGACGCGTTACTATGCGCGTGCGGTGACGATCATGGATGCCGAGCAGCTGGGCGGCACGATCATCGAGCAATTGGCGGCGCTGTTCGACACGGATTGA
- a CDS encoding type II toxin-antitoxin system VapC family toxin, with translation MTRFLLDTHAALFWWQESAELSPAAEAAISHADNAIYVSAASGWEIATKFRLGKLAFHGNPMTDMPRLMVMHDFNSLDVTMAHTLRAGMLPGEHRDPFDRLIAAQALIEGMTVITRDAKIADFGCKVLW, from the coding sequence GTGACGCGATTCCTGCTGGATACGCATGCCGCCTTGTTCTGGTGGCAGGAGTCGGCCGAACTGAGCCCGGCCGCTGAAGCGGCGATCAGTCACGCCGACAATGCGATCTACGTCAGCGCGGCATCCGGTTGGGAGATTGCCACGAAATTTCGGCTCGGAAAGCTGGCTTTCCATGGGAACCCGATGACGGACATGCCGCGACTGATGGTCATGCATGATTTCAATTCACTGGACGTTACGATGGCCCATACGCTGCGCGCCGGCATGCTGCCGGGCGAGCATCGGGATCCTTTTGATCGCCTGATCGCGGCACAAGCGCTGATTGAGGGCATGACGGTCATAACGCGCGATGCGAAGATCGCCGACTTCGGCTGCAAGGTGCTTTGGTAA
- a CDS encoding type II toxin-antitoxin system Phd/YefM family antitoxin, producing MAEVDPQKTFNVHEAKTQFSKLIDRAHAGEEIIVAKAGVPYAKLVPIEPPAKRRRVPGGWKDLGPIPDSVWFDPLPEDELDLWEGKRLDKFGL from the coding sequence ATGGCAGAGGTCGATCCGCAGAAGACGTTCAACGTCCACGAGGCGAAGACGCAGTTTTCCAAGCTGATCGACCGCGCGCATGCGGGCGAGGAGATCATCGTCGCGAAAGCGGGCGTGCCTTATGCTAAATTGGTGCCGATCGAACCGCCGGCGAAGCGCAGGCGTGTGCCGGGCGGGTGGAAGGACTTGGGACCGATTCCGGATTCCGTGTGGTTCGATCCACTTCCTGAAGACGAACTGGACCTGTGGGAAGGTAAGCGGCTGGATAAATTCGGTCTGTGA
- the cobS gene encoding cobaltochelatase subunit CobS, giving the protein MTDIPNTQPDSRETTILDAPDKMVGVRDLFGIDSDMEVPAFSEADERVPDLDPAYVFDPDTTLAVLAGFAHNRRVMVQGYHGTGKSSHIEQVAARLNWPCIRINLDAHISRIDLIGRDAIVLKDGQQVTEFREGLLPWALQTPTALVFDEYDAGRPDVMFVIQRVLETEGKLTLLDQNRVIRPNKWFRLFATANTVGLGDTSGLYHGTQQINQGQMDRWNIVVTLNYLPAATEAQIVLAKSGEYDKPDGKKQVENMVRVADMTRKGFVNGDISTVMSPRTVITWAQNTLIFGDVGFAFRLSFLNKCDENERPLVAEYYQRVFGKDLPESVVGRA; this is encoded by the coding sequence ATGACCGACATTCCCAATACCCAGCCCGACAGCAGAGAGACGACGATCCTCGACGCGCCCGACAAGATGGTCGGCGTGCGCGACCTGTTCGGCATCGACAGCGACATGGAAGTGCCGGCGTTCAGCGAGGCGGACGAGCGCGTTCCCGATCTCGATCCGGCGTACGTCTTCGATCCGGACACGACGCTGGCGGTGCTGGCGGGCTTTGCGCACAATCGTCGCGTGATGGTGCAGGGCTATCACGGCACCGGCAAATCGAGCCACATCGAACAGGTCGCGGCACGGCTCAACTGGCCGTGCATCCGCATCAACCTGGACGCGCATATCAGCCGCATCGACCTGATCGGCCGCGATGCGATCGTGCTGAAGGACGGGCAGCAGGTGACCGAGTTCCGCGAGGGCCTGCTCCCCTGGGCGCTGCAGACGCCGACGGCGCTTGTCTTCGACGAATATGATGCCGGCCGCCCCGACGTGATGTTCGTGATCCAGCGCGTGCTGGAGACGGAGGGCAAGCTGACGTTGCTCGACCAGAACCGCGTGATCCGCCCGAACAAATGGTTCCGCCTGTTCGCGACCGCCAATACCGTGGGCCTCGGCGACACGAGCGGGCTGTATCACGGCACGCAGCAGATCAACCAGGGCCAGATGGACCGGTGGAACATCGTCGTCACGCTCAACTACCTGCCCGCCGCGACCGAGGCGCAGATCGTGCTCGCCAAGTCGGGCGAATATGACAAGCCCGATGGCAAGAAGCAGGTCGAGAACATGGTCCGCGTCGCCGATATGACGCGCAAGGGGTTCGTCAACGGCGACATTTCGACCGTGATGAGCCCGCGCACGGTCATTACCTGGGCGCAGAATACACTGATCTTCGGCGACGTCGGCTTCGCCTTCCGCCTGTCGTTCCTCAACAAGTGCGACGAGAACGAACGGCCGCTGGTCGCGGAATATTACCAGCGCGTGTTCGGCAAGGATTTGCCGGAAAGCGTGGTGGGGCGGGCTTGA
- a CDS encoding winged helix-turn-helix transcriptional regulator, protein MGQRRWYEDACGTALALEFLGERWSLLILRELMFGPRRFGEIRAHLTGISANVLTQRLGGLEAAGLVVRRKLPPPASVHAYDLTTWGREVEPVMQAMGRWATRSPDHDPTLPFSPASAMLSLRTMIDRERAGELAMTIGFRLGDDRFRATLDHGALDIVRAEPDGVDVLVETDPTTLAVWIYVKRPIAAAEAEGTMRVTGDRARAERFADLFVLPDKVAQPHAGRDATPG, encoded by the coding sequence GTGGGTCAGAGGCGCTGGTACGAGGATGCGTGCGGCACGGCACTGGCGCTGGAATTCCTGGGCGAGCGCTGGTCGTTGCTGATCCTGCGCGAGCTGATGTTCGGCCCGCGGCGGTTCGGCGAAATCCGCGCGCACCTGACGGGGATCAGCGCCAACGTGCTGACGCAAAGGCTGGGCGGTCTCGAGGCGGCGGGGCTGGTCGTCCGGCGCAAGCTGCCGCCGCCCGCGTCGGTGCACGCGTACGACCTGACGACATGGGGGCGGGAGGTGGAGCCGGTGATGCAGGCGATGGGCCGATGGGCGACGCGCTCGCCCGATCATGACCCGACGTTGCCCTTCTCGCCCGCGTCCGCGATGCTGTCGCTGCGCACGATGATCGACCGGGAGCGGGCGGGCGAGCTGGCCATGACGATCGGTTTCCGGCTGGGCGACGACCGCTTTCGCGCGACGCTGGACCATGGCGCGCTCGATATCGTGCGCGCGGAGCCCGACGGCGTCGACGTGCTCGTCGAAACCGACCCGACGACGCTGGCGGTGTGGATATACGTCAAGCGCCCGATCGCCGCGGCGGAGGCGGAAGGGACGATGCGCGTCACCGGCGACCGCGCACGCGCCGAACGGTTCGCCGACCTGTTCGTCCTGCCCGACAAGGTTGCACAGCCGCACGCCGGCCGCGACGCGACGCCGGGTTGA
- a CDS encoding VOC family protein, which produces MAKMIFVNLPVADVARATDFYHALGFEQNAQFSNEQAAAMQWSDTICVMLLAKPFFAGFTQKAIADPFTQTTAIFALGLDDRAGVDAITEAAVAAGGRELHEPEDHGFMYSRAFEDLDGHGWGPFTMDVAAHAAAMAAGGGHGGAAA; this is translated from the coding sequence ATGGCCAAGATGATCTTCGTCAACCTGCCCGTCGCCGATGTCGCGCGCGCCACGGATTTCTACCACGCACTGGGCTTCGAGCAGAACGCGCAATTTTCCAACGAACAGGCCGCGGCGATGCAATGGTCGGACACGATCTGCGTCATGCTGCTCGCCAAGCCGTTCTTCGCCGGCTTCACGCAAAAGGCGATCGCCGATCCCTTCACGCAGACGACCGCGATCTTCGCGCTCGGCCTCGACGATCGCGCGGGCGTGGATGCGATCACCGAGGCCGCGGTGGCGGCGGGTGGTCGCGAACTGCACGAGCCGGAGGATCACGGCTTCATGTACAGCCGCGCGTTCGAGGACCTCGACGGTCACGGCTGGGGCCCCTTCACGATGGACGTCGCCGCGCATGCCGCCGCGATGGCAGCGGGCGGCGGACATGGGGGCGCGGCGGCGTGA
- a CDS encoding VOC family protein yields the protein MAHSDGTPVWFELTAPDAQGAADFYAAVAGWHIARSPMAEHGGYLLAGPDADTGVAGIMAPPPGAPATAGWTLYLATADVDAAADRVGTLGGRVLFGPMDIPHVGRFALVADPQGVAFSLMAGTGADGSRAFSQARGDTVGRGVWIELATPDPDGAFAFYGALFGWEKAGAMPMGPMGDYAFIGAGEDRPGAIMSSATTGAPARWNWYVHVADIDAAIATATARGGTLIQGPDPIPGGDYSANVRDPHGSQIGLVGPRVAGDAA from the coding sequence ATGGCACATAGCGACGGCACGCCGGTGTGGTTCGAACTGACCGCCCCGGATGCGCAGGGTGCGGCGGACTTCTATGCCGCGGTGGCGGGCTGGCATATCGCGCGGTCGCCGATGGCGGAACATGGCGGCTATCTGCTCGCCGGTCCCGACGCCGACACGGGCGTCGCCGGCATCATGGCGCCGCCGCCCGGCGCGCCCGCGACCGCCGGATGGACGCTGTATCTCGCCACGGCGGATGTCGATGCCGCCGCGGACCGGGTCGGCACGCTCGGCGGCCGCGTCCTGTTCGGGCCGATGGACATCCCGCACGTCGGCCGCTTCGCGCTGGTCGCCGATCCGCAGGGGGTGGCGTTCAGCCTGATGGCGGGGACCGGCGCGGATGGCTCGCGGGCCTTTTCGCAGGCGCGCGGCGACACGGTCGGGCGCGGCGTGTGGATCGAACTGGCGACGCCCGACCCCGACGGTGCCTTCGCCTTCTACGGCGCGCTGTTCGGCTGGGAGAAAGCGGGCGCGATGCCGATGGGGCCGATGGGCGACTATGCCTTCATCGGCGCCGGCGAAGATCGGCCCGGCGCGATCATGTCGAGTGCGACGACGGGCGCGCCAGCGCGGTGGAACTGGTACGTCCACGTCGCCGACATCGATGCAGCGATCGCCACCGCGACCGCGCGCGGCGGCACCTTGATCCAGGGTCCCGATCCGATCCCCGGCGGCGACTATTCGGCCAATGTCCGCGATCCCCACGGCAGCCAGATCGGCCTCGTCGGCCCGCGCGTCGCCGGGGACGCGGCATGA
- a CDS encoding VOC family protein has translation MTRPMMRTCLWFDHGEARKAAEFYASVFPDTVVEEVTGTPLDLPGASAGAELTVTFTLLGQPFFGLNGGPDIRPSQAVSFQVYTDDQATTDRYWDAIVGNGGEEKACGWCTDRWGYAWQITPRALMQALSAGGDAGKRAFAAMMTMRRIDIARIEAAMRGEAA, from the coding sequence ATGACCCGCCCGATGATGCGCACCTGCCTGTGGTTCGATCATGGCGAGGCGCGCAAAGCCGCGGAATTCTACGCCAGCGTCTTTCCCGACACGGTCGTGGAGGAGGTGACCGGAACGCCGCTCGACCTGCCGGGCGCATCCGCCGGCGCCGAGCTGACCGTGACCTTCACCCTGCTCGGCCAGCCGTTCTTCGGCCTCAACGGCGGGCCGGACATCCGGCCCAGCCAGGCGGTCAGTTTCCAGGTCTACACCGACGATCAGGCGACCACCGACCGTTACTGGGATGCGATCGTCGGCAATGGCGGGGAAGAGAAAGCGTGCGGCTGGTGCACCGATCGGTGGGGCTATGCGTGGCAGATCACGCCGCGCGCGCTGATGCAGGCGCTGTCCGCCGGCGGCGACGCCGGCAAGCGCGCCTTTGCCGCGATGATGACGATGCGCCGGATCGACATCGCCCGAATCGAAGCGGCCATGCGAGGAGAAGCGGCATGA
- a CDS encoding SRPBCC family protein, with translation MSESHDLSITRLIEAPPAAVWRAWTEDTGAWFCPAPWKAEFLAQELVAGGRSTIVMRGPNGEENRLEGVYLEVVPERRIVSTDAFTAGWVPAGPFMVRIDDFAPEGDGTRYTATARHWTAEARDRHAAMGFEAGWNAATDQLEAIAREMAGR, from the coding sequence ATGAGCGAATCCCACGACTTGTCGATCACCCGGCTGATCGAAGCGCCGCCGGCTGCGGTCTGGCGCGCGTGGACGGAGGATACCGGTGCCTGGTTCTGCCCCGCGCCGTGGAAGGCGGAATTCCTGGCGCAGGAACTCGTCGCGGGCGGCCGCTCGACGATCGTCATGCGCGGCCCCAATGGCGAGGAGAACCGGCTGGAGGGCGTCTATCTGGAGGTCGTGCCGGAACGCCGCATCGTCTCGACCGATGCCTTCACCGCCGGCTGGGTGCCCGCCGGCCCGTTCATGGTGCGAATCGACGATTTCGCGCCGGAGGGCGACGGCACGCGCTACACCGCGACCGCGCGCCACTGGACGGCCGAAGCGCGCGACCGCCACGCCGCCATGGGCTTCGAGGCCGGCTGGAACGCCGCGACCGACCAGTTGGAGGCGATCGCGAGGGAAATGGCGGGACGCTGA
- a CDS encoding DUF6640 family protein: protein MEIAKFLVAIVAIFNFGGFVADALVPATSKQHLWNPHWPPHAKFHNGQTMLMGFFGGGLSLTILFGTQTLTLPTFLIAAVAGGSYFVAMALATLFPGTAWTDPEFVAETPHPLGLAPQQLVTYLLCLVLLAAVALAVATG from the coding sequence ATGGAAATCGCAAAATTCCTCGTCGCCATCGTGGCGATCTTCAACTTCGGCGGCTTCGTTGCCGACGCGCTGGTCCCTGCGACGTCGAAGCAGCACCTGTGGAACCCGCACTGGCCGCCCCATGCCAAGTTTCACAACGGGCAGACCATGCTGATGGGCTTCTTCGGCGGGGGGCTGTCCTTGACGATCCTGTTCGGGACGCAGACATTGACGTTGCCGACATTCCTGATCGCAGCCGTGGCGGGCGGCAGTTATTTCGTGGCGATGGCACTTGCGACCCTGTTTCCGGGCACGGCGTGGACCGATCCCGAATTCGTTGCGGAGACGCCGCATCCGCTTGGTCTGGCGCCCCAGCAACTTGTCACTTACCTGCTCTGCTTGGTGCTGCTGGCAGCGGTTGCGCTGGCCGTCGCCACAGGTTGA
- a CDS encoding J domain-containing protein, translating to MCAEPGCAEPGEFRGPPVDGVRDGDGPGPTRWMCLDHVRAANSRYNYFNGMSAEEIHHAQRPMAGWERETRAFARAGSGDQGPRWADYSDPLDAIAARFRREAAPERRDGKPLSGQDRASLKVLGLAADADRMALRKRYSELVRRYHPDRNGGDRSHETMLQQVIAAYQQLRQAPAFA from the coding sequence GTGTGCGCGGAGCCGGGGTGCGCAGAGCCGGGCGAATTTCGCGGGCCGCCGGTCGACGGCGTGCGCGACGGCGACGGCCCCGGCCCGACGCGCTGGATGTGCCTAGACCATGTCCGCGCCGCCAACAGCCGCTACAATTATTTCAACGGCATGAGCGCGGAGGAAATCCATCATGCGCAGCGGCCGATGGCGGGATGGGAGCGCGAGACGCGCGCCTTCGCGCGCGCCGGATCGGGCGACCAGGGTCCACGCTGGGCCGATTACAGCGATCCGCTCGATGCGATCGCCGCGCGCTTCCGGCGGGAGGCGGCGCCCGAACGCCGCGACGGCAAGCCGCTGAGCGGGCAGGATCGCGCCAGCCTGAAGGTGCTGGGCCTTGCGGCGGACGCGGACCGGATGGCGCTGCGCAAGCGCTATTCGGAGCTGGTGCGCCGCTATCACCCCGATCGCAACGGCGGCGACCGCAGCCACGAGACGATGCTGCAACAGGTGATCGCGGCGTATCAGCAATTGCGCCAGGCGCCGGCGTTCGCCTGA
- a CDS encoding BolA family protein, which produces MTDLATAPLADIIAARLTHALAPTSLTVTNDSHHHAGHMGDDGTGETHFTVVVESARFVGLNRVQQQRLVNQALADLLESRIHALAIRTSAPGNPSNA; this is translated from the coding sequence ATGACCGACCTCGCCACCGCCCCCCTCGCCGACATCATCGCGGCCCGCCTGACGCACGCGCTCGCGCCGACCAGCCTCACCGTCACCAACGACAGCCACCACCATGCCGGCCACATGGGCGACGACGGCACGGGCGAGACGCATTTCACCGTCGTCGTGGAGAGCGCACGCTTCGTCGGCCTGAACCGCGTCCAGCAGCAGCGGCTGGTGAACCAGGCGCTCGCGGATCTGTTGGAGAGCCGCATCCATGCGCTCGCCATCCGGACGAGCGCGCCCGGGAACCCTTCCAACGCATGA
- a CDS encoding glutathione S-transferase produces the protein MTYHLWYWPSIQGRGEFVRLALEAAGLDYRDCARLRGAEALLDDLETRGESGRGPFAPPYLDTPHGTIAQVANILLYLGERHDLAPAADRLWLHQLQLTIADFIAEVHAVHHPVGTGDYYEDQKPEAARAARAFRDERLPKFLDHFEDAASSAGGPFVTGSGWTYADTSLFQIVAGLRYMFPRRMASLEGEYPGLVRLHDAVAELPRIAAYLASDRRIAFNTDGIFRHYPELDAN, from the coding sequence ATGACCTATCACCTCTGGTATTGGCCCTCGATCCAGGGGCGCGGCGAGTTCGTCCGCCTCGCACTGGAAGCCGCCGGCCTCGACTATCGCGACTGCGCGCGCCTGCGCGGGGCGGAGGCTTTGCTCGACGACCTCGAGACGCGCGGCGAAAGCGGTCGCGGCCCGTTCGCGCCGCCCTATCTAGACACGCCCCACGGCACGATCGCGCAGGTCGCCAACATCCTCCTCTATCTCGGCGAGCGTCATGACCTCGCCCCCGCCGCCGACAGGCTGTGGCTGCACCAGCTGCAGCTGACGATCGCCGATTTCATCGCGGAGGTGCACGCCGTCCATCACCCGGTCGGCACCGGCGACTATTACGAGGACCAGAAGCCGGAGGCCGCACGCGCCGCGCGCGCCTTCCGCGACGAACGCCTGCCCAAGTTCCTCGACCATTTCGAGGACGCCGCATCCAGCGCGGGCGGGCCGTTCGTCACGGGTTCCGGCTGGACCTACGCGGACACCTCGCTGTTCCAGATCGTCGCGGGGCTACGCTATATGTTCCCGCGGCGGATGGCGTCGCTGGAGGGCGAATATCCCGGCCTTGTGCGCCTGCACGACGCGGTCGCCGAACTGCCGCGCATCGCTGCCTATCTCGCCAGCGACCGCCGCATCGCGTTCAACACCGACGGCATCTTCCGCCACTATCCCGAACTCGATGCGAATTGA